A portion of the Micromonospora vinacea genome contains these proteins:
- a CDS encoding glycoside hydrolase has protein sequence MTRHGLHRITRFRSGPRRKAIAIGVVGGSVVAGIVATMMPLLASDDLSIRAAADTTATAVSQDGDNAAKSTLATCATRCDGNPRGGREAVIEFAVTTVPATAVNVRATLRVHAWQQFAATVTAHASPLSARESRPPLTSAGAALDSVTSVSKGFNEWDVSKLVTGNGTWTVSLAQSGLESRIYWASVENRNPDLRPSLLISYDLGARPSPVTPTRPAPPPSPSASPTTSPKPSPTIAPTRTATPSASGTLPSGKCGSVSDKLVPSCGAWWGMYSPAGAAGGWDHGKAVADVETQVGRKFDIVHRYHDFSNAGSNGAFPDVYESQQMREGRLMFFAWESRDFSAGTTLKWSDVYGGKQDDTIDAVAGRIRAAGVPVFIGFDHEPEDEPAKGSDADFVRAWRYVHERFASAGATNAVWVWTMMGWSGHYSRYAGLYPGDRYVDWVAYDPYNFHVCNGSTVWKSPSTTVGGFYRWLDENGIGAGKPRMLAEFGTNFNSADLGAKQRWFQEFPAALKAHPKIKAAIYFNSAGMTSRTSTCDMTMNHDASAVAGFKQAGQDPYLRQPTGGSR, from the coding sequence TTGACCAGGCACGGACTGCACCGCATCACCCGGTTCCGTTCTGGACCCCGGCGTAAGGCGATTGCCATCGGCGTGGTCGGCGGCTCGGTGGTGGCCGGCATCGTGGCGACCATGATGCCGCTGCTGGCCAGCGACGACCTGTCGATCCGGGCGGCGGCGGACACCACCGCCACCGCGGTGTCGCAGGACGGTGACAACGCGGCCAAGTCGACGCTGGCCACCTGCGCGACGCGCTGCGACGGCAACCCGCGCGGTGGCCGCGAGGCGGTCATCGAGTTCGCGGTGACCACGGTGCCGGCCACAGCGGTCAACGTCCGGGCGACGCTGCGGGTGCACGCCTGGCAGCAGTTCGCCGCGACGGTGACGGCGCACGCCTCGCCGCTGAGCGCCCGCGAGTCGCGGCCTCCCCTGACGTCGGCCGGTGCCGCACTGGACAGCGTGACCAGTGTGTCCAAGGGCTTCAACGAGTGGGACGTCTCCAAGCTGGTCACTGGCAACGGCACCTGGACGGTGTCGTTGGCACAGAGTGGCCTGGAGAGCCGGATCTACTGGGCGTCGGTCGAGAACCGCAACCCGGACCTGCGGCCCAGCCTGCTGATCAGCTACGACCTCGGGGCCCGGCCGTCGCCGGTGACCCCCACCCGGCCGGCGCCGCCGCCGTCGCCGAGCGCGTCGCCGACCACCTCGCCGAAGCCGTCGCCGACCATCGCCCCGACCCGGACGGCCACCCCGAGCGCCAGCGGCACCCTCCCGTCCGGCAAGTGCGGGTCCGTCTCGGACAAGCTCGTCCCGTCCTGCGGCGCCTGGTGGGGCATGTACTCGCCCGCCGGAGCGGCCGGCGGCTGGGACCACGGCAAGGCCGTCGCCGACGTGGAGACGCAGGTCGGGCGCAAGTTCGACATCGTGCACCGCTACCACGACTTCTCCAACGCCGGCAGCAACGGCGCCTTCCCCGACGTGTACGAGTCGCAGCAGATGCGCGAAGGCCGGTTGATGTTCTTCGCCTGGGAGTCCCGTGACTTCTCCGCCGGCACCACCCTCAAGTGGTCGGATGTCTACGGCGGCAAGCAGGACGACACCATCGACGCGGTGGCGGGCCGGATCCGCGCCGCCGGTGTGCCCGTCTTCATCGGCTTCGACCACGAGCCAGAGGACGAGCCGGCCAAGGGCAGCGACGCCGACTTCGTCCGGGCCTGGCGCTATGTCCACGAGCGGTTCGCCAGCGCGGGTGCGACAAACGCGGTCTGGGTCTGGACGATGATGGGTTGGTCCGGGCACTACTCCCGGTACGCCGGCCTGTACCCCGGTGACCGGTACGTCGACTGGGTGGCCTACGACCCGTACAACTTCCACGTCTGCAACGGCAGCACTGTGTGGAAGAGCCCGAGCACCACTGTCGGTGGCTTCTACCGGTGGCTGGACGAGAACGGCATCGGCGCCGGCAAGCCCCGGATGCTCGCCGAGTTCGGCACCAACTTCAACTCCGCCGACCTGGGCGCCAAGCAGCGCTGGTTCCAGGAGTTCCCGGCCGCGTTGAAGGCACACCCGAAGATCAAGGCGGCGATCTACTTCAACTCGGCCGGAATGACCAGCCGTACGTCGACCTGCGACATGACGATGAATCACGACGCCTCGGCGGTGGCCGGCTTCAAGCAGGCCGGGCAGGACCCCTACCTGCGGCAACCCACCGGAGGTAGCCGCTGA
- a CDS encoding acyltransferase has translation MVRLVFAVKRGWYQLRYRRLTLGRDVEIRGRIRLRRGVRVTIGDRTRLNKLVRFAGPGEVRVGADCLLNATWIGTWTSVTVGDRCLLSDCELLDNDFHNLPPEQRHAPPGPLTRAPIVLEDNVWVGAHALVLKGVRVGRDSVVGAATVVRTDVPPGVVVVGNPQQTVKKFHD, from the coding sequence TTGGTGCGTCTGGTCTTCGCGGTCAAACGCGGCTGGTATCAGCTCCGTTACCGACGGTTGACGCTCGGTCGGGACGTGGAGATCCGTGGCCGCATCCGGTTGCGGCGCGGCGTGCGGGTGACCATCGGGGACCGCACCCGGCTGAACAAGCTCGTCCGCTTTGCCGGCCCCGGCGAGGTTCGCGTCGGCGCGGACTGTCTGCTCAATGCCACCTGGATCGGCACCTGGACGTCGGTGACGGTGGGGGACCGGTGCCTCCTGTCGGACTGCGAACTGCTCGACAACGACTTCCACAACCTGCCCCCCGAGCAGCGGCACGCTCCGCCCGGCCCGCTCACCCGTGCCCCCATCGTTCTCGAGGACAACGTCTGGGTCGGTGCCCACGCCCTGGTCCTGAAGGGCGTACGGGTCGGCCGGGACAGCGTCGTCGGCGCGGCGACTGTGGTCCGGACCGACGTACCACCCGGCGTCGTGGTCGTCGGCAATCCTCAACAGACGGTGAAGAAGTTCCATGACTGA
- a CDS encoding lipopolysaccharide biosynthesis protein, producing the protein MTDAAPAPWPTDGPSSGTSRSVTLTDLLRVPMHRLRLVAAVAMVGLLVALGYVLLVPAAQSASAVVAVRPVVTDAFTPSGAGADRAVNMNVESGIATGTEVVQRLAESAGGDPRDIRDALEVEVPTGGQILRFTYQAREAHQAVQSANMAAEAYLSVRRTMYEQQRAEMLRSYDASITKVAAQQTALQKRANTAKDTAAGDALVAELAGINNQLTQLNAARTEIAAVDVNPGWVTQTAEKALVTSAGHRPLYLVAGLLGGALVGIVLAYLWESTDRRVRSVADGREASGLPLLGTVRRPAFRGSPRAVDADVRYVAMAVAERVRQPARVALVTAREDATALTAGLAVALAVDGREVFVADDSGRIERLRASVLADRGRLPIDPSRPLVPKPRPAGSTPAAAAATDSPSARRPSPHPPGARPSTDPDATLTLPRVSSARPENGRVVAPDEVAVGVGSVRFGTWRQGADHGLVLFNAPPAESDERGVAVARQGSAVVVVERDRTRQSDLRRLVERLRAAGVTPLGFVLTRNGRV; encoded by the coding sequence ATGACTGATGCAGCGCCCGCCCCCTGGCCCACGGACGGCCCGTCCTCCGGCACCTCCCGTTCCGTGACACTGACCGACCTGCTGCGGGTGCCGATGCACCGGTTGCGGTTGGTGGCGGCGGTCGCCATGGTCGGTCTGCTCGTCGCGCTCGGCTACGTGCTGCTGGTGCCTGCGGCGCAGTCCGCGAGCGCCGTGGTCGCGGTCCGGCCGGTGGTGACCGACGCCTTCACCCCCAGCGGCGCGGGCGCCGACCGTGCGGTCAACATGAACGTGGAAAGCGGCATCGCCACCGGCACCGAGGTGGTGCAGCGGCTCGCCGAATCGGCCGGCGGCGACCCGCGTGACATCCGTGACGCCCTCGAGGTCGAGGTGCCCACCGGCGGGCAGATCCTGCGCTTCACCTACCAGGCGCGCGAGGCGCACCAGGCCGTGCAGAGCGCCAACATGGCCGCCGAGGCCTACCTGAGCGTGCGCCGGACCATGTACGAGCAGCAGCGCGCCGAGATGCTGCGCTCCTACGACGCCAGTATCACCAAGGTCGCCGCTCAGCAGACCGCGTTGCAGAAGCGGGCGAACACCGCCAAGGACACCGCCGCCGGTGACGCGCTGGTGGCCGAGCTGGCCGGGATCAACAACCAGCTCACCCAGCTCAACGCCGCCCGTACCGAGATCGCGGCGGTCGACGTCAACCCCGGCTGGGTCACCCAGACCGCCGAGAAGGCGCTGGTCACGTCCGCCGGGCACCGGCCGCTCTACCTGGTCGCCGGCCTGCTCGGTGGCGCGCTGGTCGGCATCGTGCTGGCGTACCTCTGGGAGTCGACCGACCGGCGGGTCCGCTCGGTCGCCGACGGTCGGGAGGCCTCCGGTCTTCCCCTGCTCGGCACGGTGCGTCGACCGGCGTTCCGCGGCAGTCCCCGGGCGGTCGACGCCGACGTCCGGTACGTGGCGATGGCCGTCGCCGAGCGGGTCCGGCAGCCGGCCCGGGTGGCGCTGGTGACCGCCCGGGAGGACGCCACGGCGCTCACCGCAGGGCTCGCGGTGGCGCTCGCCGTGGACGGCCGGGAGGTCTTCGTGGCCGACGACAGCGGACGGATCGAGCGGCTCCGCGCCAGCGTGCTCGCCGACCGGGGTCGGCTGCCCATCGACCCGTCCCGGCCGCTGGTGCCCAAGCCCCGGCCGGCCGGAAGCACACCGGCCGCCGCTGCCGCCACCGACAGCCCGTCCGCCCGCCGACCCTCCCCGCACCCGCCCGGCGCCCGCCCGTCCACCGACCCGGACGCCACGCTGACGTTGCCGCGGGTGTCGTCAGCCCGCCCCGAGAACGGTCGCGTCGTCGCCCCGGACGAGGTTGCCGTCGGGGTGGGCAGTGTCCGGTTCGGCACGTGGCGACAGGGCGCGGACCACGGCCTGGTCCTCTTCAACGCCCCGCCGGCTGAGTCCGACGAGCGTGGCGTGGCAGTGGCCCGGCAGGGCAGCGCGGTGGTGGTCGTCGAGCGGGACCGAACCCGGCAGAGCGACCTGCGCCGCCTGGTGGAGCGGCTGCGCGCCGCCGGGGTCACCCCGCTGGGCTTCGTGCTCACCCGGAACGGCCGGGTCTGA
- a CDS encoding O-antigen ligase family protein: protein MPPSAPPLLPLWPLSMMFGLVPLWWLLGAFYLGWPLLGALLFALLLTRGRVPLPPAVGIWLLFLAIVVVSATQLSSPASLLTFALRLAFYLTALVVGVYVYAAARERASLVAVLTPLCAFWFGLVALGWLGVLMPRLAMTTPMEMLLPGGVASTPFIQDMVHLTTAEYSARSLNPIYRPAAPFAYTNNYGSAYAMTLPCVVAFAMLRRQGLLRWALLASLPLSLAPAFLTLNRAMFLSLGAGLAVLGVRASLRGNVRVAASIVGVVVIGALATLFIPITELISRRVDSSDTNTDRLSLYTEVIRRVQESPWLGYGAPVNVDTVSAAAPIGTQGQLWMVLFSHGVPALICFLAWFVAAAVICARATSAAGQWLAVVPVVCLVQVPFYGMANQNLAVAFFAVAFAMALTERERLTRLTGSSPTPARTAPVPA from the coding sequence GTGCCGCCGTCCGCGCCGCCGCTACTGCCGCTCTGGCCACTGTCGATGATGTTCGGCCTGGTGCCGCTCTGGTGGCTGCTCGGTGCGTTCTACCTCGGCTGGCCGCTGCTGGGTGCGCTGCTGTTCGCGTTGCTGCTCACCCGGGGACGCGTGCCGCTGCCGCCGGCGGTCGGCATCTGGCTTCTCTTCCTCGCCATCGTGGTGGTCAGCGCCACCCAACTGTCGTCGCCCGCCTCGTTGCTCACGTTCGCCCTGCGGCTGGCCTTCTACCTGACCGCGTTGGTGGTCGGCGTCTACGTCTACGCCGCCGCCCGGGAACGCGCCAGCCTGGTGGCGGTGCTCACCCCGCTCTGCGCGTTCTGGTTCGGGCTGGTGGCGCTGGGCTGGCTCGGGGTGCTGATGCCCCGGCTGGCCATGACGACCCCGATGGAGATGCTGCTGCCCGGCGGGGTGGCCAGCACCCCGTTCATCCAGGACATGGTGCACCTCACCACCGCTGAATACAGTGCCCGTTCGCTCAACCCGATCTATCGGCCGGCCGCGCCGTTCGCGTACACCAACAACTACGGCAGCGCGTACGCCATGACCCTGCCCTGCGTGGTGGCCTTCGCGATGCTGCGCCGGCAGGGGCTGCTGCGGTGGGCGCTGCTGGCGTCGCTGCCGCTGTCGTTGGCGCCGGCGTTCCTCACCCTCAACCGGGCGATGTTCCTCAGCCTCGGTGCCGGGCTGGCGGTGCTCGGGGTGCGGGCCAGCCTGCGCGGCAACGTCCGGGTGGCCGCGTCCATCGTCGGGGTGGTGGTGATCGGCGCGTTGGCCACGCTCTTCATCCCGATCACCGAGCTGATCAGCAGACGGGTCGACTCCAGCGACACCAACACCGACCGGCTCTCGCTCTACACCGAGGTGATCCGCCGGGTGCAGGAGTCACCGTGGCTGGGTTACGGCGCCCCGGTGAACGTCGACACCGTGTCGGCGGCCGCGCCGATCGGCACCCAGGGGCAGCTGTGGATGGTGCTGTTCAGTCACGGCGTACCCGCGCTCATCTGTTTCCTGGCGTGGTTCGTCGCCGCCGCGGTGATCTGCGCGCGGGCGACGTCGGCGGCCGGGCAGTGGCTGGCGGTGGTGCCGGTGGTCTGCCTCGTGCAGGTCCCGTTCTACGGAATGGCCAACCAGAACCTCGCTGTCGCGTTCTTCGCCGTCGCCTTCGCGATGGCGCTGACCGAACGCGAACGGCTGACCCGGTTGACCGGGTCGTCGCCGACGCCCGCGCGGACCGCGCCGGTGCCCGCGTGA
- a CDS encoding lipopolysaccharide biosynthesis protein produces the protein MTAATRPPTGADEGRPTPALAEDQAAPSPAGDTGSAETRRSARSGVAGLLGAATSGLFGFVLAVVITRGYGTAGAGAFFAAIGVVTVATAICTLGAETGLMWALPRRSAGVRGDAARVLPVALIPPLLTGLLVAGAGVLAADALAPRLLRGSGASGDALLTVTFAAVPVVVAMTLLLAALRCVRPIRAYVGVQFLLLPIARPVLVGAAALAGGGLLAGMTGWLVPAALALLACLTLVAGPLGLGRGATLRPRRADWSTFWRFALPRAASAAIDAGSMWVGVLLTSVLAGPADAGVFGAVGRYVLAGQLAMQGLRVAVSPQLSRLLGRGERAAAAAVHRQLTTWGLVLSWPVYLLLAVFALAFLQLFGPEFTAGVPAMTVLALAMLVNTGVGNVQSLLLMGGRSGLHLVATVAGLTVTVSLGLWLIPRHGATGAAVAWAAGIATENLTAAAFARSVVREPLFDAAMVRAAVATIAGVGLAAGVGVLVGGRGLPGLALALAVLVAGCVGMLTLPRVRAGIRGTMRQIRGGDNAAAAAEPTSASTRGR, from the coding sequence GTGACCGCCGCGACCCGGCCGCCGACCGGTGCCGACGAGGGCCGGCCGACGCCCGCCCTAGCCGAGGATCAGGCCGCGCCGTCACCCGCCGGGGACACCGGCTCGGCCGAGACCCGCCGCAGCGCGCGCAGCGGCGTGGCCGGACTGCTCGGCGCGGCCACCAGTGGCTTGTTCGGGTTCGTGCTGGCCGTCGTGATCACCCGGGGGTACGGCACGGCCGGCGCGGGCGCGTTCTTCGCCGCGATCGGGGTCGTCACCGTGGCGACCGCGATCTGCACGCTCGGCGCGGAGACCGGTCTGATGTGGGCGCTGCCGCGCCGCAGTGCCGGTGTGCGCGGTGACGCGGCCCGGGTGCTCCCGGTGGCGCTGATCCCGCCGCTGCTGACCGGGCTGCTGGTCGCCGGCGCGGGAGTGCTGGCCGCCGACGCGCTCGCGCCCCGGCTGCTGCGCGGCTCCGGCGCGAGCGGTGACGCGCTGCTCACCGTCACGTTCGCCGCGGTGCCGGTGGTGGTCGCGATGACCCTGCTGCTGGCCGCGCTGCGCTGCGTGCGGCCCATCCGGGCGTACGTCGGGGTGCAGTTCCTGCTGCTGCCGATCGCCCGCCCGGTGCTGGTCGGCGCCGCCGCGCTGGCGGGTGGTGGTCTGCTCGCAGGCATGACCGGGTGGTTGGTGCCGGCGGCGTTGGCGCTGCTGGCCTGCCTCACCCTCGTCGCCGGCCCGCTCGGGCTGGGCCGGGGCGCGACGCTGCGGCCGCGCCGCGCGGACTGGTCGACGTTCTGGCGCTTCGCGCTGCCCCGGGCCGCCTCGGCGGCCATCGACGCCGGCAGCATGTGGGTCGGGGTGCTGCTCACCTCGGTGCTGGCCGGGCCGGCGGACGCCGGTGTGTTCGGCGCCGTCGGCCGGTACGTGCTGGCCGGCCAGCTGGCCATGCAGGGGTTGCGGGTGGCGGTGTCTCCGCAGTTGTCCCGGCTGCTCGGGCGGGGCGAGCGGGCCGCGGCGGCGGCCGTGCACCGGCAGTTGACCACCTGGGGGCTGGTGCTGTCCTGGCCGGTCTACCTGCTGCTGGCGGTCTTCGCGCTGGCCTTCCTCCAGCTGTTCGGGCCGGAGTTCACCGCGGGTGTGCCGGCGATGACGGTGCTCGCGCTGGCGATGCTGGTCAACACCGGGGTGGGCAACGTGCAGAGCCTGCTCCTGATGGGCGGGCGCAGCGGGCTGCACCTGGTCGCCACAGTGGCCGGGTTGACGGTGACCGTCTCGCTGGGGCTCTGGCTGATCCCCCGCCACGGCGCGACGGGCGCCGCGGTGGCCTGGGCGGCCGGCATCGCCACCGAGAACCTCACCGCCGCCGCGTTCGCCCGGTCGGTGGTTCGGGAGCCGCTCTTCGACGCCGCGATGGTGCGTGCCGCGGTGGCCACCATCGCCGGTGTGGGCCTGGCCGCCGGCGTCGGCGTGCTGGTCGGAGGTCGCGGCCTGCCCGGCCTCGCGCTGGCGCTCGCGGTGCTGGTGGCCGGCTGCGTCGGCATGTTGACGTTGCCCCGGGTGCGCGCCGGCATCCGGGGGACCATGAGGCAGATCCGTGGAGGAGACAACGCGGCCGCGGCCGCGGAGCCCACCTCGGCATCGACGAGAGGCAGGTGA
- a CDS encoding sulfotransferase domain-containing protein has protein sequence MVSIRDRVKQLVPTQVTTRVKESLVDYGVRTSDRRPLPDFLIIGTKRGGTTSLWNYLIQHPLVPRLFPAWNTKSAHYFEEHWGRGESWYRSHFPTERQREALSKRHGGPARVGEAAPLYMFHPLAAQRVAALMPTVKLIVLLRDPVERAYSHWKERRTHGIEPLDFAAALAAEPERTAGERERLIAEPESFSEPYDWYTYRARGRYLEHLEPWLERFDRQQILFLPSEDLYRDSRATYGRTLDFLGLPAYDLPNFKVYNDRRSAPLEPTVRAELTDYYRPYNDALRQRLGLDLDWADRSA, from the coding sequence GTGGTGTCCATCCGTGACCGGGTCAAGCAGTTGGTTCCGACCCAGGTGACCACCCGGGTGAAGGAGTCGCTTGTCGACTACGGCGTTCGCACCAGCGACCGCCGGCCGCTACCGGACTTCCTGATCATCGGGACCAAACGGGGTGGCACCACCTCCCTGTGGAACTACCTCATCCAGCACCCGTTGGTGCCCCGGCTCTTTCCCGCGTGGAACACCAAGTCGGCGCACTACTTCGAGGAGCACTGGGGGCGCGGCGAATCCTGGTACCGCTCGCACTTCCCGACCGAGCGGCAGCGCGAGGCCCTTTCCAAGCGGCACGGCGGGCCGGCCCGGGTCGGTGAGGCCGCCCCGCTGTACATGTTCCACCCGCTGGCCGCGCAGCGGGTCGCCGCGCTGATGCCGACGGTGAAGCTCATCGTGCTGCTGCGGGACCCGGTGGAGCGGGCGTACTCGCACTGGAAGGAACGCCGCACCCACGGCATCGAACCACTGGACTTCGCCGCCGCGCTGGCGGCCGAGCCGGAGCGTACGGCGGGGGAGCGGGAACGGTTGATCGCCGAGCCGGAGTCGTTCAGCGAGCCGTACGACTGGTACACGTACCGGGCCCGGGGGCGCTATCTGGAGCACCTGGAGCCGTGGCTGGAGCGCTTCGACCGCCAGCAGATCCTCTTCCTGCCCAGCGAGGACCTGTACCGCGACTCGCGCGCGACCTACGGGCGCACCCTGGACTTCCTCGGTCTGCCGGCGTACGACCTGCCCAACTTCAAGGTCTACAACGATCGGCGCTCGGCACCTCTGGAGCCGACCGTGCGTGCTGAGCTGACCGACTACTACCGGCCGTACAACGACGCGTTGCGCCAGCGGCTCGGGTTGGACCTCGACTGGGCGGACCGGTCGGCGTGA
- a CDS encoding UDP-N-acetylglucosamine--LPS N-acetylglucosamine transferase codes for MDTKNDDSGAPVLLLVGSSGGHLAQLLALRPWYEQWRRCWVTFDTPEAISLLAGEDLVPAHHPTTRNVPNLLRNALLAWRVLRARRVAAVVTTGAGVAVPFVVLARLRRIPTVYIEVYDRIDTPTLTARLCRPFLSAMLVQWDEQRRQYPEATVVGTLL; via the coding sequence GTGGACACGAAGAACGACGACAGTGGGGCGCCGGTGCTGCTGCTGGTCGGCTCCAGCGGCGGCCATCTGGCCCAACTACTGGCCCTGCGGCCCTGGTACGAACAGTGGCGGCGCTGCTGGGTCACCTTCGACACCCCGGAGGCGATCTCGCTGCTGGCCGGCGAGGACCTGGTCCCGGCGCACCACCCGACCACCCGCAACGTGCCGAACCTGCTGCGCAACGCGCTGCTGGCCTGGCGGGTGCTGCGGGCACGGCGGGTCGCCGCGGTGGTCACCACCGGGGCCGGGGTGGCGGTGCCGTTCGTGGTGCTGGCCCGGCTGCGGCGCATCCCGACCGTCTACATCGAGGTGTACGACCGGATCGACACCCCGACGTTGACCGCTCGGCTCTGCCGGCCGTTCCTGTCCGCGATGCTCGTGCAGTGGGACGAGCAGCGCCGGCAGTACCCCGAGGCGACAGTCGTCGGGACGCTGCTGTGA
- a CDS encoding glycosyltransferase: MTGETGTAWRPQSRPAAEAARLPRQRDSSAVAQLRLLVAVGTDKHPFDRLVDWLAQWHARAAGPIGLTVQHGHTTAPQLPGAVPFLGHDALQQAMIDADLVVCHGGPATILEARRHGHLPIVVPRDPARGEHVDNHQLLFARRLGAAGLVALCETREALHDALAAGVADPSRYAVAADPEAHEAQRAAVARVGQIIDDLVARSTPRPPRWRAWPRPRPGTKETR, from the coding sequence GTGACCGGGGAGACGGGCACCGCCTGGCGTCCGCAGTCCCGGCCGGCGGCCGAGGCGGCCCGCCTGCCCCGGCAGCGGGACAGCTCGGCGGTCGCCCAGCTCCGACTGCTGGTCGCGGTGGGCACCGACAAGCACCCCTTCGACCGGCTCGTCGACTGGTTGGCGCAGTGGCACGCGCGGGCCGCCGGCCCGATCGGGTTGACAGTGCAGCACGGGCACACCACCGCACCCCAGTTGCCCGGCGCGGTGCCGTTCCTCGGCCACGACGCCTTGCAGCAGGCGATGATCGACGCGGATCTGGTGGTCTGCCACGGCGGTCCGGCGACCATCCTGGAGGCCCGCCGGCACGGCCACCTGCCCATCGTGGTGCCCCGCGATCCGGCTCGCGGTGAGCACGTCGACAACCACCAGCTTCTCTTCGCCCGCCGGCTCGGCGCCGCCGGGCTGGTGGCGCTCTGCGAGACCCGGGAGGCGCTGCACGACGCGCTGGCCGCCGGGGTGGCCGACCCGTCCCGGTACGCGGTGGCCGCCGACCCGGAGGCACACGAGGCGCAACGGGCGGCGGTGGCCCGGGTCGGGCAGATCATCGACGACCTGGTGGCCCGCTCGACCCCGCGCCCACCCCGGTGGCGGGCCTGGCCCCGGCCGCGCCCGGGTACGAAGGAGACTCGATGA
- a CDS encoding glycosyltransferase family 2 protein — protein MTQQPSVSVVVPTRDRPELLRAAVRAILAQDYPGLIEVVVVFDQSAPDESLTELGGGPARVVRVIRNARTPGLAGARNSGTLAAEGELVAFCDDDDEWLPGKLAAQVDALAGDPAAEFVCCGIRVNYDGNTVDRVLDKDRITLDDLLRDRMTELHPSTFLIRATALRNGFGLVDEEIPGSYAEDYEFLLRAARSAPLINLRTPSVLVRWHKRSYFAQRWDTISEALQWLLQRYPEFASQPAGEARVAGQIAFAQAASGDRRGALRWARRTLRSNPREPRAYLALAVAGRVVRADAVLRTLHKRGRGI, from the coding sequence ATGACCCAGCAGCCGAGCGTCAGCGTCGTGGTCCCCACCCGGGACCGCCCGGAGCTGCTGCGGGCCGCGGTGCGCGCGATCCTGGCCCAGGACTACCCGGGCCTGATCGAGGTCGTCGTGGTGTTCGACCAGTCCGCGCCGGACGAGTCGCTGACCGAGCTCGGCGGCGGCCCGGCCCGTGTGGTCCGGGTGATCCGCAACGCCCGTACCCCCGGGTTGGCCGGAGCGCGCAACAGCGGCACGCTCGCCGCCGAGGGTGAGCTGGTCGCGTTCTGCGACGACGACGACGAGTGGCTGCCCGGCAAGCTGGCCGCCCAGGTCGACGCGCTGGCCGGCGATCCGGCCGCCGAGTTCGTCTGCTGCGGCATTCGCGTGAACTACGACGGGAACACCGTCGACCGGGTGCTCGACAAGGACCGGATCACCCTGGACGACCTGCTCCGCGACCGGATGACGGAGTTGCACCCGTCGACCTTCCTGATCCGCGCCACCGCACTGCGCAACGGGTTCGGGCTGGTCGACGAGGAGATTCCGGGCAGCTACGCGGAGGACTACGAGTTCCTGCTCCGGGCCGCCCGCAGCGCGCCGCTGATCAACCTGCGCACGCCGTCGGTGCTGGTCCGCTGGCACAAGCGCTCGTACTTCGCGCAACGCTGGGACACCATCTCCGAGGCGTTGCAGTGGTTGCTGCAGCGCTACCCGGAGTTCGCCAGCCAACCGGCCGGCGAGGCCCGGGTCGCCGGGCAGATCGCGTTCGCCCAGGCCGCCTCCGGCGACCGCCGGGGCGCGCTGCGCTGGGCCCGGCGCACCCTGCGGAGCAACCCCCGCGAGCCGCGCGCCTACCTGGCCCTCGCCGTCGCGGGTCGGGTGGTCCGGGCCGACGCGGTGCTGCGCACCCTGCACAAGCGCGGCCGAGGGATCTGA